CAAATATCCCGGTTAGGCTCAGGAGCAAGCCGAACCAAAGGAGCGGCAGCGTGATCGCATCCGGGAGGAACTGGGTTTCGAGGTCGATAATGGCCAGGCTGATCAGGCCCCAGGTGAGCACCAGGGCTGCTGCGCCGGCGAGCGTTGGTCCGAAGTGCCAGACGACGGCCACGGACAGGAGCGCCGTCAGGGCCTCGATGGCTGGATAGCGCCAGCCGATCGCCTCGTGGCAGGCTGAGCAGCGCCCGCGCAGCACGAGAAAACTCAGGATGGGTATGTTCTCGTAGAAGCGGATCCGGTGCCCGCAGTGCCGGCAGCGCGACGGGGGTTTGCTCAGCGTCAGGGGCTCACCCGATGCTGCTTCCGCAGCTGCCTCTCCCGCGAGCTCGGCGCAATCGCGTTGCCAGGCGGCCTGCATCACTTGCGGTAGGCGCAATATCACGACGTTCAGGAAGCTGCCGATGACGAGCCCGAATAGGCCAGTGATCGTCAGGAGCAGGATCGGGTTATCTCCGATCGTTTCCAACCATGCCATTGAAGATCCTTTGACGAACGGCGAAGCGGACCATGCGTGCGGTTCGCCGGTGTTTTCGAGAACTAAGGAGACGCTAATCGATTGGCCGTCCTGGCCAAAGATCAGCACGGAAGTCGAAAACGCGGTTTCCGACTTCCTTCGTGTTCAATCGCTTACAGCGACTGAACACGGCGGGGCTCCTGCCCCGCACGGGAAACGCGATTAGATCAGCGTTTCCCTAATGGACCATGGTCTTCAGACCACGGCGGCGAGCTTGAAGATGGGCAGGTACATCGCGATGACCAGGCCGCCGACCAGGCTGCCGATGACGACCATGATCAGCGGCTCGAGGAGGCTGCTCAAGGCGTCGACCGCATTGTCGACCTGCTCTTCGAAGAAATCGGCGACCTTGCCGAGCATCTCGTCCAGTGCACCTGATTCCTCGCCGATCGCTGTCATCTGGATGACCATGTGGGGAAAGAGATCCTGCTGGCGCATCGTCAACTGCAACGCCTGACCCGTGGCGACATCCTCGCGCATCCTTTGCACGGCATTGGCGTAGACGATGTTGCCCGTCGCCCCGGAGACCGAGTCCAGCGCCTCGACCAGGGGGACGCCGGCGGAGAACATGGTCGAGAGAGTCCTGGCGAAGCGGGCGATGGCGGCCTTGTTCAGTATTTGGCCGATCACCGGGATCTTGAGCGAAAGGCGGTCGAGCATCTCGCGGAGTTTGGGTGATCGCTGGAAGGCTTCTTTCAGGGCAAAGCCGGCGATGACGAGTCCGATACCGATCCCCCACCACCACTCGTGCACGAAGTCGGAGATGGCGATCACCAGTAGCGTGAAGGCCGGCAGGTCGGCACCGAAGCT
This portion of the Thioflavicoccus mobilis 8321 genome encodes:
- a CDS encoding prepilin peptidase → MAWLETIGDNPILLLTITGLFGLVIGSFLNVVILRLPQVMQAAWQRDCAELAGEAAAEAASGEPLTLSKPPSRCRHCGHRIRFYENIPILSFLVLRGRCSACHEAIGWRYPAIEALTALLSVAVVWHFGPTLAGAAALVLTWGLISLAIIDLETQFLPDAITLPLLWFGLLLSLTGIFADSRSAILGAAIGYLSLWSLFHLFRLATGKEGMGYGDFKLFALFGAWLGWTYLPQIILLSAFSGAIIGVMLILSRGHDRQAPLPFGPYLAIAGWISLIWGDTINQGYLNWSGLG